Within Planctomycetota bacterium, the genomic segment CGCACCGTCCCGGCCCGATTGGTCGGCGTCTCGTGCGGTGGGCTCATACCGCGGCCCGACGCCGAGCAGTTAGGCCTCTTCGCACCACCGGCTCGCGGGCCCATCACCCCCGACGCCGTGTCGACCGCGCTACCGGCGGAGCGCCCTGAGGACCGAGCGGTCTCCCGTGCCGTGGACCGTGTCCGAGAGCGATTTGGCAACGACGCCATCCGGTACGGCGTGTAGGATTAGTGGTCTGTCGCACCGCCGCGGTCATGGTGACCGTGGGTTCTTTCACCCCCTCGTCCCCTCATGACCTCGACTCGACCGAAGCTGTGGCTGGGTGGGCTCGCGGCGTTGGCGCTCGCCTGCCAGCCTTCGACCCCATCCACGACCCCGACGCCGACGCCCGGTGCCGCTCCAGCCGTCCCAGCTGCGGCGCCCGCGCCCGCTCCCGCGCGCCCCGCGAATGGCGCCCCTGCCCCGCAGGGTGGCGCGAATGCCGCTGGCCAGCAGCCGGCTGGTGGCGCCCCCGGCGCCCAGCCCGCCGACCCGCAGCCGCGCCCCTACAACCAGGTGATCCGCGGTGAGGTCAAGACCAAGGCCGGCCTCTTCAAGACCCATCAGATCGGGAGCCAGCTCTACTACGAGATCCCGGCCGCCGAGATGGGGAAGGATCTCCTCCTCGTCACCTCCATCACCAAAACGAATGAAGGGGACGGCTACGGCGGTCAGGCGCTCGATGAGCGTGTCGTGCGCTGGGAGCGAAAGGGGCATCGCGTCCTCCTCCGCAGCGTCTCCTACGCGATCGTCTCCGATCCGAGCAACCCGATCGCCGAGGCGGTCGCCAACGCGAACTACGACGCGATCCTCGGGTCGTTCAACGTCGCGGCATACGGCCCCGATTCGGCGGCGGTGATCGAGGTCTCGCGCACCTACACCAATCCGC encodes:
- a CDS encoding DUF5117 domain-containing protein, with translation MTSTRPKLWLGGLAALALACQPSTPSTTPTPTPGAAPAVPAAAPAPAPARPANGAPAPQGGANAAGQQPAGGAPGAQPADPQPRPYNQVIRGEVKTKAGLFKTHQIGSQLYYEIPAAEMGKDLLLVTSITKTNEGDGYGGQALDERVVRWERKGHRVLLRSVSYAIVSDPSNPIAEAVANANYDAILGSFNVAAYGPDSAAVIEVSRTYTNPPSEISVVRRYRGSVDAARSFLERVATYPKNIEVEATLTIAAQPTPQSLLPGLPPSQPAPGTPAVSKSFVIHWSMVKLPEQPMMPRLRDSRVGYFFTSTVDFSRPEQRAQQRNFIARWRLEKKDPNAALSEPKQPIVYYVDPATPSWLVPYVKAGIEEWQPAFEAAGFKKGIIAKEAPSKAEDPDWSPE